A portion of the Calothrix sp. 336/3 genome contains these proteins:
- a CDS encoding type I restriction endonuclease gives MIKTAAITEVITNLTDVERRFSLVRIESEEFFPEWCEELPEVTPEEKSALDILRRRYLYHRGAGDLLEGTVMLLVVSPLLALAGFYDPPFRIKAESSVELVVNDGEEILRGRIDVLILQNQFWVIVLESKKTTLSVWSAIPQALTYLLANPHREKPVFGLVTNGDDIVFIKLRKSDIPEYDLSRVFALYTSGKELYTILQILKRIGQIISTV, from the coding sequence ATGATAAAAACAGCAGCCATTACGGAAGTCATTACAAATTTAACGGATGTAGAAAGGCGCTTTAGTTTAGTACGGATTGAGTCCGAGGAATTTTTTCCGGAGTGGTGTGAGGAATTACCAGAAGTTACCCCTGAGGAAAAATCTGCTCTGGATATTCTGCGACGTAGATACCTTTATCATCGCGGAGCAGGGGATTTACTGGAGGGAACAGTCATGTTACTAGTAGTATCTCCTTTGCTTGCTTTGGCAGGATTTTATGACCCTCCTTTTCGGATTAAAGCTGAATCATCGGTGGAACTGGTGGTTAATGATGGAGAAGAAATACTCAGAGGGCGTATTGATGTTTTAATTCTCCAAAATCAGTTTTGGGTAATAGTTCTGGAGTCAAAAAAAACTACTCTTTCTGTTTGGTCGGCAATCCCTCAAGCATTAACTTATTTACTGGCTAATCCCCATAGAGAAAAACCAGTATTTGGTTTGGTGACAAATGGAGATGATATTGTATTTATCAAGTTGAGAAAATCTGATATTCCAGAATATGACCTTTCTAGGGTTTTTGCTCTCTACACATCAGGGAAGGAACTATATACAATTTTGCAAATTCTCAAACGTATTGGTCAAATAATTTCTACAGTTTAG
- a CDS encoding lipopolysaccharide biosynthesis protein, producing MNSIQNIIRELKKKFSSQFIRNLGWLGMAEVIYRLLRLGLVVIIARFLTPYDYGLGAIILTVREVTQTFTNIGIGAKIIQTEEAELDTICNSAYWLNWVIFASLFVIQAVAAFPIAWFYKSQDIILPIIFAGGAYLIWPITGIQKNLIQRENRFKVIALTDSLQYSISSIFSAILAVMGLGVWAFALPPVLAAPIEIVIYYYAHDWRIKSSFTTKHWGEIFKFGKNLLGVTLLKTLRNNLDYLIIGRFIGIKELGVYFFGFNAGLGISLSIINAINAVILPHLCAAKGEWQEFKQRYFQSIRTISYIIIPFVLLQSFFAPFYVPIVFGQKWTGAIPILILICLSAIPRPFADAASQLLVAVGKPHLDFRWNIIFTSLFALALFIGVQWQAIGVATSVLIVHWLCLPVFTIWATKYVFPRLAKL from the coding sequence GTGAATTCAATTCAAAATATCATTCGGGAACTTAAGAAAAAATTCTCTAGCCAGTTTATTCGGAATCTTGGCTGGCTAGGAATGGCAGAGGTCATCTACCGTTTACTACGACTAGGTTTAGTAGTAATTATCGCTCGTTTCCTCACACCCTATGACTATGGTTTAGGAGCCATAATTCTTACGGTTAGAGAAGTCACCCAGACATTTACCAATATTGGAATAGGTGCCAAAATTATTCAAACTGAAGAAGCAGAATTAGATACCATTTGTAATTCTGCCTATTGGCTCAATTGGGTAATTTTTGCCAGTTTATTTGTCATTCAAGCTGTTGCCGCTTTTCCCATTGCTTGGTTTTACAAAAGTCAGGATATTATCTTACCAATTATCTTTGCTGGCGGAGCCTATTTGATTTGGCCCATCACTGGAATTCAAAAAAATCTGATTCAAAGGGAAAATCGTTTTAAAGTTATTGCCCTCACAGATAGTTTACAGTACTCAATATCTAGTATATTTTCTGCTATTCTCGCTGTCATGGGTTTAGGCGTTTGGGCATTTGCCTTACCACCAGTATTAGCTGCACCGATAGAAATTGTTATTTATTACTATGCCCATGATTGGCGAATTAAATCTAGCTTTACTACCAAACATTGGGGTGAAATTTTTAAATTTGGCAAGAATCTCCTGGGTGTAACATTACTGAAAACCCTGAGAAACAACCTCGATTATTTAATTATTGGGCGTTTTATTGGGATTAAAGAATTAGGAGTTTATTTCTTTGGTTTCAATGCTGGCTTAGGCATTAGCTTAAGTATTATTAATGCCATTAATGCTGTAATCTTACCTCATCTGTGCGCTGCCAAAGGAGAATGGCAGGAATTTAAACAGCGCTATTTTCAGAGTATTCGGACAATTTCCTACATAATTATTCCCTTTGTCCTCCTGCAATCTTTTTTCGCTCCCTTTTATGTTCCTATTGTCTTTGGGCAAAAATGGACAGGAGCAATTCCGATTTTAATCCTCATTTGTCTGTCAGCTATTCCCCGTCCTTTTGCGGATGCAGCTTCCCAGCTACTAGTCGCTGTGGGTAAACCTCACTTAGATTTTCGCTGGAATATCATTTTTACCAGTCTTTTTGCCCTCGCTTTATTTATTGGTGTGCAGTGGCAAGCAATAGGTGTCGCAACCTCTGTTTTAATTGTCCATTGGCTGTGTTTGCCTGTGTTTACAATTTGGGCAACAAAATATGTTTTCCCACGATTAGCTAAACTGTAG